One genomic region from Bufo bufo chromosome 3, aBufBuf1.1, whole genome shotgun sequence encodes:
- the OLIG1 gene encoding oligodendrocyte transcription factor 1, whose protein sequence is MQICRFIENREKMLRHCPGDMPGGKVTQEHSSVCRHSPSLLTMNEGKDKMLSTVNMHRCGRPNRDMKEEQQQLRKKINSRERKRMQDLNLAMDALREVIMPYSATHCQSSPGRKLSKIATLLLARNYILLLGSSLQELRRILGDISGPGPRLLLAGLPLFAAPGSVFFSPSSSGNGGDPQRSSKLHSLSLEEQQCSAFSVPGGSSLCTCTVCRFSHFIPTSLNIKTIQLSK, encoded by the coding sequence ATGCAGATCTGCAGGTTCATAGAAAACAGAGAGAAGATGTTGAGACATTGTCCAGGTGACATGCCAGGTGGCAAAGTTACCCAAGAACATTCTTCTGTTTGCAGGCACTCTCCTTCTCTTTTAACCATGAATGAGGGCAAAGACAAGATGCTGTCCACTGTTAACATGCACAGATGTGGAAGACCAAACAGGGACATGAAAGAAGAGCAGCAGCAGCTGAGGAAGAAGATAAACAGCAGGGAAAGGAAGAGAATGCAAGACCTCAACCTTGCCATGGACGCTTTACGAGAAGTCATCATGCCCTACTCTGCAACTCATTGCCAGAGCTCACCAGGGCGAAAACTGTCTAAGATTGCCACCCTACTGCTAGCCAGGAACTACATACTGTTACTGGGGAGTTCTCTACAAGAACTGCGGAGGATCCTTGGGGACATAAGTGGCCCTGGACCCAGGCTGCTGCTGGCAGGCTTGCCTTTATTTGCTGCCCCAGGATCCGTATTCTTCTCACCAAGCTCCAGTGGGAACGGTGGAGACCCTCAACGGTCTAGCAAGTTACACTCACTCTCACTGGAGGAACAGCAATGCTCAGCATTCAGTGTGCCAGGGGGGAGTAGTCTTTGTACCTGCACCGTCTGCAGATTTTCTCACTTTATTCCAACCAGCCTCAACATAAAAACCATACAGTTATCCAAATGA